One genomic region from Microcystis panniformis FACHB-1757 encodes:
- a CDS encoding sulfite exporter TauE/SafE family protein produces the protein MTWLIGHLLAVCTGISLGLLGGGGSVLALPILVYVMGVPTKSAIAMTLLVIGSVSLLGTIPHWKKGNINLKTAFIFGSATMVGAFLGARLATLPFVTATFQMLLFATLMLLAAAFMIRRSAQIDNPDYKARDRQKNLTLYPQPVCRYCWLWLMSEGIAVGVLTGLVGVGGGFAIVPALVLLGKIPMVQAIATSLLIIFLNSVAGLLGYLGHISVDWQLTLSFAFAAALGTLIGSYLGQFVSAKQLQKGFGYFLLAIATLVLIQNRHILHNFLTPKGNSIIPAEKTINRTEVN, from the coding sequence ATGACTTGGTTAATTGGACATTTATTAGCCGTTTGTACGGGGATTAGTCTGGGATTGTTAGGAGGAGGAGGTTCTGTACTAGCATTACCGATTCTAGTCTATGTGATGGGAGTACCGACCAAATCTGCGATCGCTATGACGCTTCTAGTCATCGGTAGTGTCAGTTTACTCGGCACGATTCCCCACTGGAAAAAAGGCAACATTAACTTAAAAACCGCTTTTATCTTCGGTTCTGCCACGATGGTAGGGGCTTTTTTGGGAGCAAGATTAGCCACATTACCCTTTGTCACTGCCACCTTCCAGATGCTCCTGTTTGCGACACTAATGCTCCTAGCGGCAGCCTTTATGATCCGCAGATCAGCACAGATAGATAATCCTGATTATAAAGCCCGCGATCGGCAAAAAAATCTGACTCTCTACCCCCAACCAGTCTGCCGATATTGCTGGCTCTGGTTAATGAGCGAAGGAATTGCTGTGGGTGTCCTGACGGGATTAGTTGGGGTTGGGGGAGGCTTCGCTATCGTTCCCGCGCTGGTATTATTGGGTAAAATCCCCATGGTTCAAGCGATCGCCACTTCCCTGCTGATTATTTTCCTCAATTCTGTAGCCGGATTACTGGGTTATTTAGGTCATATTAGCGTCGATTGGCAGTTAACCCTATCCTTTGCTTTTGCGGCTGCTCTCGGTACTCTTATCGGTTCCTATCTGGGACAGTTTGTGTCCGCAAAACAGTTACAAAAAGGTTTTGGTTATTTTCTCTTAGCGATCGCAACTTTAGTTTTAATTCAAAATCGTCACATCTTGCACAATTTCCTGACTCCGAAAGGCAATTCTATCATCCCGGCGGAGAAGACTATCAATCGAACTGAAGTCAATTAA
- the metG gene encoding methionine--tRNA ligase produces the protein MNDLNERKTFALTTPLYYVNDIPHIGSAYTTIVADVMARWQRLQGNSVLLITGTDEHGQKIERTAATKGLAPQEHCDRIATSFANLWAKLQIQYDRFSRTTAPRHQAIVNEFFERVWEKGDIYLDRQQGWYCVACEEFKEKRELLDNGCCPIHTNLAAEWRDEENYFFRLSKYQTQLEQLYQEQPDFIQPESRRNEVLNFVNQGLQDFSISRVNVAWGFPIPHDGQHTIYVWFDALLGYVTALLDPEDEPTLENALAKWWPIDLHLIGKDILRFHAIYWPAMLMSAGLPLPKRVFGHGFLTKDGRKMGKSLGNTLDPFDLVERYGADAVRYYFVKEIELGQDGDFQETRFVNILNADLANDLGNLLNRTLGMVKKYCQNIPPQLTGVDIPNDNRLKNMGINLGVIVEQKYDALQFNQACEEILALIRASNKFIDESAPWSLFKQKQQAAVEQVLYAVLESVRLSAYLLSPIIPTLSSKIYQQLGFVIDFNTFRSEDGENSPDGVSFSQHCQWGLPTNPQLGTPEPIFSKLELPLNDS, from the coding sequence ATGAATGATTTAAATGAGCGAAAAACATTTGCTTTAACAACACCTCTTTATTATGTCAACGATATCCCTCACATCGGTAGTGCCTACACAACGATCGTAGCGGATGTTATGGCACGATGGCAGCGGTTACAGGGCAATTCTGTCCTCCTAATTACAGGAACCGACGAACACGGACAGAAAATCGAACGGACTGCGGCAACCAAAGGACTCGCTCCCCAGGAACACTGCGATCGCATCGCCACCAGTTTTGCCAATCTCTGGGCAAAGCTACAGATCCAGTATGATCGCTTTAGTCGTACCACTGCCCCCCGTCATCAGGCAATTGTTAACGAATTTTTTGAAAGAGTCTGGGAAAAGGGCGATATCTATCTCGATCGCCAACAGGGTTGGTATTGCGTCGCCTGTGAAGAATTTAAGGAAAAAAGAGAACTGTTAGATAATGGCTGTTGTCCCATTCATACTAATCTGGCCGCCGAATGGCGCGACGAGGAAAACTATTTTTTCCGTCTCTCTAAATATCAGACGCAACTAGAACAACTTTACCAAGAGCAACCCGATTTTATTCAACCGGAAAGCCGACGTAATGAGGTTCTCAACTTCGTTAACCAAGGACTACAGGACTTCTCCATTTCTAGGGTTAATGTGGCTTGGGGGTTTCCCATTCCCCACGATGGTCAGCATACCATCTACGTTTGGTTTGATGCCCTTCTTGGCTATGTTACCGCCCTTCTCGACCCGGAAGACGAACCCACCCTAGAAAATGCCTTGGCCAAATGGTGGCCGATCGATCTGCATCTGATCGGTAAAGATATATTAAGATTCCATGCCATTTATTGGCCGGCTATGCTAATGTCGGCGGGTTTACCCTTGCCCAAAAGAGTGTTCGGCCATGGCTTTTTGACCAAAGACGGGCGGAAAATGGGCAAAAGTCTCGGTAATACCCTCGATCCCTTCGATTTGGTTGAGCGCTATGGGGCCGATGCCGTCCGTTACTATTTCGTCAAAGAGATTGAATTAGGACAGGATGGCGATTTTCAGGAAACCAGATTTGTTAATATTCTTAACGCGGATTTAGCCAACGATTTAGGCAACCTCCTCAATCGCACCCTAGGCATGGTTAAAAAATACTGCCAAAATATCCCTCCCCAGTTGACTGGCGTAGATATCCCCAACGATAATCGTCTTAAGAATATGGGGATCAATCTAGGGGTCATTGTTGAACAGAAGTATGATGCGCTACAATTTAATCAAGCCTGTGAGGAAATATTGGCGTTAATTCGCGCTAGTAACAAGTTTATCGATGAGAGTGCGCCCTGGAGTTTATTTAAACAGAAACAACAAGCAGCGGTAGAACAAGTCCTCTACGCAGTTTTGGAATCAGTAAGACTCTCTGCCTACCTACTCTCACCGATAATACCGACCTTGAGCAGTAAAATTTATCAACAACTAGGTTTTGTTATTGATTTTAATACTTTCAGGTCGGAGGATGGGGAAAACTCCCCTGATGGTGTCTCTTTTTCCCAACACTGTCAATGGGGATTACCCACAAATCCACAACTAGGAACACCTGAACCGATCTTTTCTAAACTAGAACTGCCGTTAAACGATTCCTAA
- a CDS encoding RRXRR domain-containing protein: protein MARVPVISKDGKPLMPTKPSRARRWIKEGKAIGKFNDLDIFYVQLTDEPSDSKTQPIAIGIDPGKLFSGIGVQSSLFTLWKAHLELPFKRVRERLDNRRLMRRGRRKRRINRQLSFNLRAHRQKRFSNRRQGKLAPSIRANRQLELRVVSELTKIYPITDIYFEYIKADIDLTSGRKGAKSGKGFSSVMVGQKWAIEQLSRLATVHTRFGWQTSNLRKYLRLEKSKNKAEQSPESHANDGIALACFQFLDYWPFHNTNGHGYDWKGYVKVTNAPFAVIKRPPISRRQLHLMVFSKGGKRRKYGGSTTGHGFRKGDLVSSPKGIGYVSGDTEKQLSVSDTNGQRLGQIAVSKIQLIRRSNGLIVSR from the coding sequence ATGGCAAGAGTTCCTGTTATCTCAAAAGACGGAAAACCGTTGATGCCCACCAAACCCAGTCGTGCCAGACGGTGGATTAAAGAAGGAAAAGCTATCGGTAAATTCAACGATTTAGATATTTTCTATGTCCAGCTAACCGATGAACCTTCTGATAGTAAAACCCAACCGATTGCTATTGGTATTGACCCGGGGAAATTATTCTCTGGAATTGGTGTTCAATCCTCCCTTTTTACTCTTTGGAAGGCTCACTTAGAACTTCCTTTTAAACGAGTAAGAGAGCGCCTGGACAATAGACGGTTAATGCGAAGAGGACGTAGAAAAAGACGGATTAACCGCCAACTTTCTTTTAATCTAAGAGCGCATCGACAAAAACGATTCTCAAATAGAAGACAAGGAAAATTAGCTCCCTCAATCAGAGCTAATCGTCAACTTGAACTTCGAGTCGTTTCCGAACTAACCAAAATCTATCCAATTACCGATATTTACTTTGAGTACATCAAAGCCGATATTGATCTAACTTCTGGTAGAAAAGGAGCTAAGTCTGGAAAAGGTTTCTCGTCGGTTATGGTCGGACAAAAATGGGCTATTGAGCAACTGTCTCGATTGGCAACAGTCCATACTCGCTTTGGTTGGCAAACCTCTAATCTCAGAAAATATTTGCGACTAGAAAAGTCGAAAAATAAAGCAGAACAATCACCAGAAAGTCATGCTAACGATGGAATTGCTCTTGCCTGTTTTCAATTTTTAGATTATTGGCCATTTCACAATACTAATGGACATGGATATGATTGGAAGGGTTATGTTAAAGTAACAAACGCTCCCTTCGCTGTCATCAAACGTCCTCCTATTAGTCGTCGTCAACTTCACCTGATGGTTTTTTCTAAAGGTGGTAAACGACGTAAATATGGTGGCTCTACCACAGGACATGGGTTCCGTAAAGGAGATTTAGTTTCTTCTCCCAAAGGGATTGGTTATGTCAGTGGAGATACCGAAAAACAGCTATCTGTAAGCGATACCAATGGTCAACGATTGGGACAGATAGCTGTTAGCAAGATTCAGTTAATTCGTCGTTCTAACGGTTTAATTGTTTCTCGCTAA
- a CDS encoding rhodanese-like domain-containing protein — protein sequence MTNTTNQAKLLEFDAHTLKNLIERREVCLIDVREPGEYASDRIPGAKLVPLSSFNPDSIAFDPNQTLVLYCNSGSRSTVAAQKLIAAGFSQVAQLKNGLNTWKSAGYATEKDQNAPISLFRQVQIVAGSLVVLGTVLGAFLSPWFLILSGFVGSGLVFAGISNTCALAMLLAKLPYNQPHQ from the coding sequence ATGACCAATACCACAAATCAGGCAAAATTACTAGAATTTGATGCCCATACTTTAAAAAACTTAATTGAGCGTCGAGAAGTTTGCTTAATTGACGTGCGAGAACCGGGGGAGTACGCAAGCGATCGCATTCCAGGGGCGAAATTAGTACCACTTTCCAGTTTTAACCCCGATTCGATCGCTTTTGACCCCAATCAAACCCTAGTTCTCTACTGTAATTCCGGCAGCAGATCCACTGTAGCAGCACAAAAACTGATTGCGGCAGGATTTAGCCAAGTTGCCCAGCTTAAAAACGGCTTAAATACTTGGAAAAGTGCGGGTTATGCCACCGAAAAAGACCAAAATGCGCCAATTAGCCTATTCCGTCAGGTGCAGATCGTCGCTGGTTCCTTAGTAGTCCTCGGAACAGTATTAGGAGCCTTTCTCTCGCCTTGGTTCCTGATTTTAAGCGGTTTTGTCGGTTCTGGTCTAGTTTTTGCGGGGATTAGTAATACCTGTGCTTTAGCTATGCTTCTGGCTAAACTTCCCTATAATCAACCCCATCAGTAA
- a CDS encoding GAF domain-containing protein, with the protein MEKLTNLDRIAEEILGLIPTETVIIALFDGDSIDYRAGAGKNTGAIVGKRGDIATSGLCTVVYQGSCPVVVGQTLGDNRIRQDIAVALGIKTALAVPIRVNNQLFGAVMLLNRLDGQELTDRDSLLVEEYLNSLFRDEG; encoded by the coding sequence ATGGAAAAATTAACTAATCTCGATCGCATTGCTGAAGAAATTTTAGGTTTAATTCCAACAGAAACGGTTATCATTGCCCTATTTGACGGTGATAGTATTGATTATCGGGCGGGTGCAGGTAAAAACACCGGGGCAATTGTCGGCAAAAGGGGAGATATTGCCACGTCGGGATTGTGTACGGTGGTTTACCAGGGTAGTTGTCCGGTGGTGGTGGGACAAACCCTAGGAGATAATCGCATTCGTCAGGATATAGCGGTGGCTTTGGGGATAAAAACGGCTTTAGCTGTGCCAATTAGGGTTAATAATCAGTTATTTGGTGCAGTAATGCTTTTAAATCGTCTCGATGGTCAGGAATTGACCGATCGAGATAGTTTATTAGTGGAGGAATATCTGAACTCGCTATTCAGAGATGAGGGATAG
- a CDS encoding lysophospholipid acyltransferase family protein: MKLLTPLSTSRLILDTTRTSLFTVGQENLPSQGVAIVVSNHRSFLDAPILIQALGKTLPIACHHYMGKTPLLRELIGELGCFPFDTPEKRHRTFFRQATDFLQSGRWIGLFPEGGSPMLNLTAPRQISPFQSGFAHLALRCPVENLSVLPVAILSESETVISPFPVRLLRWLDTTEPLFDQDGWHPVVFYHRVKVAIGRPYGITESDRSDYQGKQGKKALNRLIGHCQSEISDLLLKG; the protein is encoded by the coding sequence ATGAAGCTGCTTACCCCCCTATCCACCTCTCGTTTAATTCTTGATACCACGCGCACGAGTCTGTTTACCGTCGGTCAAGAAAATCTACCCAGCCAAGGAGTGGCGATCGTGGTAAGTAACCATCGTAGCTTTTTGGACGCGCCGATCTTAATTCAAGCTTTGGGCAAAACTCTCCCGATCGCCTGTCATCACTACATGGGAAAAACGCCGCTTTTGCGGGAATTAATCGGAGAATTGGGCTGTTTTCCCTTTGATACCCCTGAAAAACGCCACCGGACTTTTTTTCGGCAAGCAACGGATTTTTTACAGTCCGGACGATGGATCGGTTTATTTCCAGAAGGTGGATCGCCGATGTTAAATTTGACTGCTCCTCGTCAAATTAGCCCTTTTCAAAGCGGATTTGCCCATTTAGCCCTGCGTTGTCCCGTGGAGAATCTATCGGTCTTACCTGTGGCTATTCTCTCCGAGTCGGAAACTGTTATTAGTCCTTTTCCCGTGCGTTTGCTGCGCTGGTTAGATACCACGGAACCTTTATTCGATCAAGACGGTTGGCATCCCGTTGTCTTTTATCATCGTGTCAAGGTGGCGATCGGTCGTCCCTATGGAATTACTGAAAGCGATCGCTCAGATTATCAAGGTAAACAAGGAAAAAAAGCCCTTAATCGTTTAATTGGTCATTGTCAGTCGGAAATTAGCGATTTATTGCTGAAGGGCTAA
- a CDS encoding AAA family ATPase, with protein MKDNTPRVTSLKSYLQHLPQNASEAIVSTNFAPYLISYLGFSTTEIIPQYDTGGGGITDFATRRNLENDIFLQTKSNPFLLIELKGRDINLTENSPSYKATVDKLKRQLLGNNCQAAQWGIITNGSHIQLFRKHGKIIFPATTCIAITPENIDETVARIKTKIDKTPKALTVTVYNNKGGVGKTTTTINLAAILAFLGKKVLVLDFDFNQRDLTSSLLNINPEDGLLEKALTDRNIDLKSVIRPYIYIFQTKKLKITFDVVPADPKMAEYPEFQYNSQMKIFTLHRKLDLARYEYDYIFIDAAPNWRFPSQLAVYAADVVLLPTKHNNSFSLNNAATAIKEFLPQMQNFKKDGTPIALPIFFNGEKITQPQLELAQKEIDQILENDKTLLPYFYPRYTDAKKDLHIHHLPEYAIIASAAFARVPAVYKHRSAHDYYKDLAKEYFLQ; from the coding sequence ATGAAAGATAACACCCCCAGAGTAACAAGTCTCAAATCTTATCTTCAGCATTTGCCTCAAAATGCGTCGGAAGCTATTGTTAGCACCAACTTTGCACCTTACCTGATATCATATTTAGGATTTTCAACCACGGAGATAATTCCACAGTACGACACGGGAGGCGGTGGGATTACCGACTTTGCCACTCGGAGAAACCTAGAAAACGATATTTTTTTGCAGACAAAGAGTAATCCTTTTCTGCTGATAGAGTTAAAGGGTAGAGATATTAACCTAACTGAAAATAGTCCAAGTTATAAGGCAACTGTCGATAAGTTAAAGCGTCAGTTATTAGGGAATAACTGTCAAGCAGCCCAATGGGGAATTATCACTAACGGTTCACACATCCAGTTATTTAGAAAACATGGTAAAATCATTTTTCCTGCCACTACTTGCATAGCAATAACTCCTGAGAACATTGATGAGACTGTAGCTCGGATCAAGACAAAAATTGACAAGACTCCCAAAGCATTAACGGTTACTGTTTACAATAATAAAGGCGGTGTAGGCAAAACCACCACAACCATAAATCTTGCGGCTATTCTTGCTTTTTTAGGTAAAAAAGTTCTAGTTTTAGACTTTGATTTTAATCAACGAGATTTAACTAGCTCTCTCCTAAATATAAACCCAGAAGATGGCCTACTAGAAAAGGCTTTAACTGACCGCAATATTGATCTAAAATCAGTGATTCGTCCCTATATCTACATTTTTCAGACTAAAAAATTAAAAATTACTTTCGATGTTGTTCCTGCTGATCCTAAAATGGCAGAGTATCCGGAATTTCAGTATAATTCTCAAATGAAAATATTCACTCTCCATAGAAAATTAGACTTAGCTAGATATGAATATGATTACATCTTTATAGATGCAGCTCCCAATTGGCGATTTCCTAGCCAGCTGGCTGTTTATGCTGCCGATGTTGTCCTCTTACCCACAAAACATAACAATTCATTCTCCCTTAATAATGCAGCCACTGCCATCAAGGAGTTTCTGCCGCAAATGCAAAATTTTAAAAAAGATGGGACTCCCATAGCCTTACCAATTTTTTTCAACGGTGAGAAGATTACTCAACCACAGTTAGAGCTTGCCCAAAAAGAAATTGATCAAATACTAGAAAATGACAAAACCCTTTTACCTTATTTTTATCCCAGATACACTGATGCCAAAAAAGATTTACATATTCATCACCTGCCAGAATACGCTATTATAGCCAGTGCTGCCTTCGCTCGCGTGCCGGCCGTTTATAAACATCGTTCCGCTCATGACTATTACAAAGACTTAGCAAAGGAGTATTTTTTACAATGA
- a CDS encoding ISL3 family transposase produces the protein MPSNPQLKLMTELLHLEGVVVTNYQIITDIGIVLHLENMSRESQCIHCGSKTEKVHQNNELTIRDLPFGEQALYLRINRRQMRCEKCGKKFTEELNYLPKKRTYTDRFRKKIVTEVLNSDLKNTAERNGVSEQEIETMLKDLGEELITAKPQGLKKLGIDEIAMIKGKGNYYAVLVNIDTGKIIGLVEKRTEEALTEYLKHWGEEVLSQIEEVSIDLWIGYKNVAEKLMPQAQIVGDRFQVMKQVNNELDEARKEVKREAAKIKNKKNKENILAGIAKSKYALLKNEGDLVEKERKKLEEVYKVSPKLGEMHKLKEEFREVFEKNTEGNEGLFALSDWLKKAMAYFPKSCQTIRRWIDEITAYFDNRTTQGTVEGINNKLKVIKRRGYGFRNFKNFSLRCLLNWHFAS, from the coding sequence ATGCCATCAAATCCACAATTAAAGTTAATGACCGAGCTACTTCACCTAGAAGGAGTTGTCGTTACCAATTATCAAATTATTACCGATATAGGAATTGTTTTACATTTAGAAAATATGTCAAGAGAAAGCCAGTGCATTCATTGTGGAAGTAAAACGGAAAAAGTTCATCAAAACAATGAATTAACAATCCGAGATTTACCCTTTGGAGAACAGGCATTATATCTGAGAATCAATCGTCGTCAGATGAGATGCGAGAAATGTGGGAAAAAATTCACAGAAGAACTAAATTATTTGCCGAAGAAAAGAACCTACACAGACAGATTTAGAAAAAAAATAGTGACCGAAGTCCTGAATAGTGATCTCAAAAATACGGCAGAAAGAAATGGAGTAAGCGAACAAGAAATAGAGACGATGCTCAAAGACTTAGGAGAAGAGTTAATAACCGCAAAACCTCAAGGGCTAAAAAAATTAGGAATAGATGAAATAGCCATGATAAAGGGAAAAGGAAATTACTATGCTGTGTTAGTAAATATAGACACAGGAAAAATTATAGGCTTAGTGGAAAAAAGAACAGAAGAAGCATTAACAGAATATCTGAAACACTGGGGAGAAGAGGTTTTGAGCCAAATAGAGGAAGTAAGTATAGACCTGTGGATAGGGTATAAAAATGTGGCAGAAAAACTAATGCCTCAAGCTCAAATAGTAGGGGATAGATTCCAGGTAATGAAACAAGTAAATAACGAGCTAGATGAAGCAAGAAAGGAGGTAAAAAGAGAGGCAGCTAAGATAAAAAATAAGAAAAATAAAGAAAATATCTTAGCAGGAATAGCCAAGAGCAAATATGCCTTATTAAAGAATGAAGGAGACTTAGTAGAGAAAGAAAGGAAAAAATTGGAAGAAGTATATAAAGTGTCTCCAAAACTTGGGGAAATGCACAAATTAAAAGAGGAATTTAGAGAAGTATTTGAGAAAAATACGGAGGGGAATGAGGGATTATTTGCCTTGAGTGATTGGCTCAAAAAGGCGATGGCTTACTTTCCTAAAAGCTGCCAGACAATTCGGCGGTGGATTGACGAAATAACTGCCTATTTTGATAACCGAACAACCCAGGGAACAGTTGAAGGAATTAATAATAAACTGAAGGTGATTAAAAGGAGAGGCTATGGATTTAGAAACTTTAAAAACTTTAGTCTTAGATGTTTATTAAATTGGCATTTTGCTAGTTGA
- a CDS encoding Rho termination factor N-terminal domain-containing protein, translated as MMEYTDIGTLKYLYLDEIEITNGTDADSFLIEATAKLLQQTGGRNWLPVIVKELSEDRYEVIGNSFVYAVAERAGLERIWCIIADGTEDARNISRVLAREETPKLNLSTASREEIKSALQFLIEQPNSPLKTVKLATATARIDEAPRQFWKSLDSIVALKCGITKGKGLDLLKTLFYLTPQDAVIEEFSEETLKLKTVSELKTLAKEKGIVGLSKMKKAELVRILAQ; from the coding sequence ATGATGGAATATACCGATATTGGTACTTTAAAGTATCTATACCTAGATGAAATAGAAATTACTAATGGAACCGATGCTGATAGTTTTTTAATTGAAGCTACTGCTAAACTATTACAGCAGACAGGTGGACGCAATTGGCTGCCTGTAATCGTGAAAGAACTATCAGAGGATCGCTATGAAGTTATCGGCAACTCATTTGTTTATGCTGTGGCTGAAAGGGCTGGACTAGAAAGAATTTGGTGTATTATTGCCGATGGAACAGAAGATGCTAGGAATATATCCAGAGTTTTGGCAAGAGAAGAAACCCCAAAACTAAATCTGTCAACAGCTTCAAGAGAAGAAATTAAATCTGCTTTACAGTTCTTGATTGAACAACCGAATAGCCCCCTAAAAACAGTTAAATTAGCCACTGCTACTGCTAGGATTGATGAAGCTCCCCGTCAATTCTGGAAGAGTTTAGATTCAATTGTTGCCCTCAAGTGTGGAATTACAAAAGGGAAGGGATTAGATTTACTCAAAACTCTCTTTTATCTCACTCCTCAAGATGCAGTGATTGAGGAGTTTTCAGAAGAAACTCTCAAACTCAAGACTGTTTCTGAATTAAAGACTCTAGCCAAAGAAAAAGGAATCGTTGGTTTAAGCAAGATGAAGAAAGCAGAGCTAGTCAGAATATTAGCGCAATAG
- the hemC gene encoding hydroxymethylbilane synthase, with the protein MSVSSPPRSLRIGSRKSQLALVQTYWVQAELSKHHPHRQFEVETMSTQGDKILDVALAKIGDKGLFTKELEVGILDRSIDLAVHSLKDLPTKLPEGLILGCVTERVNPADALVVNSENQDYQLDTLPEGAVVGTSSLRRLAQLRYHYPHLTFKDVRGNVNTRLAKLDAGEYDAIILAVAGLERLGLGDRVHQVIPAEISLHAVGQGALGIECRDADPEVLEVLKVLEHAPSRDRCYAERAFLRELEGGCQVPIGVNTAIEDGILTLTGMVASLDGKRLIKDSVSGDPSHGEVLGRDLAHKVREAGAGEILAQIFTEVGR; encoded by the coding sequence ATGTCCGTTTCTAGTCCTCCTCGTTCCCTGCGTATCGGTTCCCGTAAAAGTCAGTTAGCCCTAGTACAAACCTATTGGGTACAGGCAGAATTGAGTAAACACCACCCCCATCGACAGTTTGAGGTGGAGACGATGAGTACCCAAGGCGATAAAATTCTCGATGTGGCCCTGGCGAAAATCGGTGATAAGGGTTTATTTACCAAAGAATTAGAAGTGGGAATCTTGGATAGATCGATCGATCTTGCCGTCCATTCTCTCAAGGATCTGCCCACTAAGTTGCCGGAAGGCTTAATCTTGGGTTGCGTCACCGAAAGAGTTAATCCGGCCGATGCTTTGGTGGTAAATAGCGAAAACCAAGACTATCAATTAGACACTTTACCAGAAGGTGCGGTAGTGGGGACTTCTTCCCTGCGGCGATTGGCCCAGTTGCGTTACCATTATCCCCATCTGACTTTTAAGGATGTGCGCGGCAATGTTAACACCCGTCTGGCAAAACTGGACGCGGGAGAATACGACGCGATTATTCTGGCAGTAGCGGGATTGGAAAGGTTAGGATTGGGCGATCGAGTTCATCAGGTTATTCCGGCGGAAATTTCTCTCCATGCGGTGGGACAGGGGGCTTTAGGGATAGAATGCCGCGATGCTGATCCAGAGGTTTTGGAAGTCCTAAAAGTGTTGGAACACGCCCCTAGCCGCGATAGATGCTATGCTGAACGCGCTTTTTTACGGGAGTTGGAGGGGGGTTGTCAAGTTCCCATCGGAGTGAATACGGCGATCGAGGATGGTATCCTAACTTTAACGGGTATGGTGGCTAGTCTCGACGGTAAGCGCCTGATTAAGGACTCGGTTAGCGGTGATCCTAGCCATGGGGAAGTCTTAGGACGAGATTTAGCCCATAAAGTGCGCGAGGCTGGTGCTGGAGAGATTTTAGCCCAGATTTTCACTGAAGTGGGACGATAA
- a CDS encoding LabA-like NYN domain-containing protein translates to MFDDYDTAPVFTPEQVLENRGRVAIFIDGSNLFYAALQLGIEIDYTKLLCRLTAGSRLLRAFFYTGVDRTNEKQQGFLLWMRRNGYRVIAKDLVQLPDGSKKANLDVEIAVDLMALVGSYDTAVIVSGDGDLAYAADSVSYRGARVEVVSLRSMTSDSLINVADRYVDLDQIKEEIQKTSKHHVGYNNFPVSVLDQDRSSR, encoded by the coding sequence ATGTTTGATGATTATGACACGGCCCCAGTCTTCACCCCCGAACAAGTGCTAGAAAATCGCGGTCGTGTGGCGATTTTCATTGATGGTTCTAATTTATTTTATGCGGCCCTGCAATTAGGTATCGAAATTGACTACACCAAATTACTTTGCCGTTTAACTGCTGGTTCTCGTCTCTTGCGCGCCTTCTTTTATACTGGAGTTGATCGCACTAACGAAAAACAGCAGGGATTTCTCCTCTGGATGCGTCGCAACGGTTATCGAGTCATCGCTAAAGATCTAGTACAATTACCCGATGGTTCCAAAAAAGCCAATCTTGACGTGGAAATTGCCGTGGATTTAATGGCGCTAGTGGGTTCCTATGATACCGCAGTAATTGTCAGTGGTGATGGGGATTTGGCCTATGCTGCCGATTCCGTCAGTTACCGTGGTGCGCGGGTGGAAGTGGTTAGTTTGCGATCGATGACCAGTGATAGTTTAATTAATGTAGCCGATCGCTATGTTGATCTAGATCAAATCAAAGAAGAAATTCAGAAAACCAGCAAACATCACGTTGGTTATAATAATTTCCCCGTCAGCGTCTTAGACCAAGATCGTAGCAGTCGCTAG